In a genomic window of Gadus macrocephalus chromosome 9, ASM3116895v1:
- the LOC132464672 gene encoding homeobox protein DBX1-B-like, which translates to MNFPCSALPPTLYPGLLRPPAVLSLPMPRSLPTSFLVDDLIRLSQPVTYVHRTFSSQNYAPRSSRDTFSLRGFGPAVPPLTTDHRSALQANSVQQPHRADSPHTDCSESTYLKFGVRAILAPSTQKVSRASFPVQTFQAKSFPLPFFDGTLPPFLRASYFTASSSVVPVPGTFSWPLAPRGKPRRGMLRRAVFSDLQRKALERTFQKQKYISKPDRKKLASKLGLKDSQVKIWFQNRRMKWRNSKERELLSTGGCRQQTLPAKTNPHPDLTDVGGGGGDYCRGRALEEEAEAEELGEQHLRQLTQHSSHRRGGTGSEGLHPGGPPRLSSPSDCSKPSDLSGSDEEITVS; encoded by the exons ATGAATTTCCCCTGCAGCGCCTTGCCCCCTACCCTCTACCCGGGGTTACTACGTCCACCGGCCGTGCTCTCCCTGCCCATGCCACGGTCCCTTCCGACTAGCTTTCTGGTGGACGACCTCATCCGCCTCAGTCAGCCCGTCACCTACGTGCATCGGACATTCTCTTCGCAGAATTACGCGCCGAGGAGCTCTCGGGACACCTTCTCCCTGCGGGGCTTCGGTCCAGCGGTGCCCCCCCTGACCACAGACCACCGCTCTGCCCTGCAGGCGAACTCCGTACAGCAGCCCCACCGGGCGGACTCTCCACACACGGACTGCTCAGAGTCCACTTATCTCAAGTTCGGGGTCCGTGCCATCCTGGCACCGTCAACACAGAAAG TCTCCAGAGCCTCCTTTCCAGTCCAGACCTTTCAGGCCAAGTCCTTCCCGCTGCCTTTCTTTGACGGGACGCTGCCACCTTTCCTTCGAGCCTCCTACTTCACAG CGAGCTCCTCCGTGGTGCCGGTCCCGGGAACCTTCTCCTGGCCCCTGGCCCCCAGAGGGAAGCCCAGGCGGGGAATGCTACGGCGGGCCGTGTTCTCCGACCTCCAGCGTAAAGCTCTGGAGAGAACCTTCCAGAAGCAGAAGTACATCAGCAAGCCAGACCGGAAGAAGCTGGCCAGCAAGCTGGGACTCAAAGACTCTCag GTGAAgatctggttccagaaccgGAGGATGAAATGGAGGAACTCCAAGGAGAGGGAGCTCCTGTCGACGGGGGGCTGCCGCCAACAGACCCTGCCCGCCAAGACCAACCCTCACCCCGACCTCACTGACGTcggcgggggtgggggcgaCTACTGCCGGGGCCgggcgctggaggaggaggcggaggcggaggagctGGGCGAGCAGCACCTCCGTCAGCTCACCCAGCACAGCAGCCATCGCCGCGGTGGGACGGGCAGCGAGGGGCTCCACCCTGGCGGCCCCCCAAGGCTCTCCTCACCGTCAGACTGCAGCAAGCCATCGGACCTCTCTGGCTCAGACGAGGAAATCACTGTTTCCTAG